The Chthoniobacterales bacterium nucleotide sequence AGCGACAGCACGACGTGCTTCTCCGCGGAATCCACGACCGGGGCCGGATCAACTTTTCCCAGCGTTTCCGCAATCAATTTTTTGGTGCTCATCAGTTCTTACAAAAGGGATGTCGCCGGGCTGACGCCAGAGGCGGGCGAGGGCTCGTTCCAAAGGGTGACGCATTCGGCGAGCGACTCCGCGAAGGAACGCGGATGCCAGCCCGGCAGGAGATTCCGCAGGGCGGAAACGTCGGCGCGCCAGACGGCAGGATTGCCGGGAAGCGATTCCTTTCCGACCACAATCTTCGCCGCGCACCCGGAGCAGGCAAGCAGCCGCTCCGCCAGCTCCCGCACGCTCACGCTGGCGCCGGACGCCACATTCAGGGCGTGGAATCCGCCCGCGCCGGGCCGCAACGCCTCCACAAGGCCGATCGTCGCCGTGCCGGCCTCGCTCTCGGCAAGATAATCGCGCTCTTCGGCGCCCGTTCCCCGGAGACGCAACTCTGCGCTACCGTGGCGGAGCTGGTCGAAAAGCTCCCAGACGAGAAGTCGGCGCTGGTGCGGCCCGAAAATCGAGAAGAAGCGAAGGGCGACCACGGACAACCCGAAGCAGCAGGCAAATTCTTCGGCCGCGATTTCGGACATCAGCTTGTGGAAGCCATAGGGCGATTCCGGCCGGCGCGCGGCCGTTTCCGGCGTGGGCAATTCCTCCGGCGAGCCATAGACCGCCGCGCTGGAGGCGAAAGCGACCAGCGGCCGCGCACCCGATCGACGCACCGCATCGAGGACACGAAACCACAGCGCCGTGGAGCATTCGAAATCGCCCGCCGGCTCGGCGAACGATTCCCCTACCGACGCGCTTCCGGCAAAATGCAGCACGCAATCCGGGCGAGCGGTCCGCACGACGCCCGTGAGAACCTCCACCGAGGCGAGTTCGGTCCGACCGATCGCCACCACCTCGTGCCCGGCCGCCATGGCAGCGCGACCCACCGCGCCTCCAAGAAAACCGGAGGCTCCTGTCAGCAGGCACTTCATGGCGTAAGACCTTCGATTTCGGCCAGCCATGCCGCGGCGCTGGCGTCGCTCGGCATGCGCCAGTCGCCGCGGGGCGAAAGGGCAACCGTGCCGACCTTCGGGCCGTCGGGCATCGACGAGCGCTTGAACTGGTTCGCAAAGAAACGCGTCACAAAAACGCGCAGCCAGCGCAGGATCTCCGCGCGCGTGTGACGGCCTTCGAAGGCGATCTCCGCCAGCGCAAGAATCTTGGCCGGACCGAATCCGCAACGGATCGTCTGGAACAGGAAAAAGTCGTGAAGCTCGTAGGGGCCGACCGTCTCCTCGGTCTTCTGCACGAGGCCGTCCTTCGCATCGAGCGGCAGCAGCTCCGGCGAGATCGGCGTCGCGGCAATGTCGCGCAGCAGAGCGCTGACGGGATCGGCAAATTCCTCCTCGGCGCACCATTCGACGAGGTGGCGCACCAGCGTCTTCGGCACGCCGGCGTTCACGTGATACATCGACATATGGTCGCCGTTGAACGTGCACCACCCAAGCGCGGATTCCGAAAGGTCGCCGGTTCCCACAACGATCCCGCCGACCTGATTTGCGACGTCCATGAGGATCTGCGTGCGTTCGCGCGCCTGGGCATTCTCGTAGGTCGCGTCATGGGCGCCCTCGGGATGTCCGATGTCCGCAAGATGCTGCGCGACTGCCGGGGCGATCGGAATCACCCGCAACGTCGCACCCAGCGCCGCGGCAAGGTCCGTGGCATTCGTCTGCGTGCGCCCCGTGCTGCCCGGCCCGGGCATGACGATGGTCACGAGGTCCGACGCCGGCCGGCCCAGTTTTTCCAAAGCCCGCAAGGCAACGAGCGCCGCCAGCGTGGAGTCCAGGCCGCCGGACAATCCGAGCACCGCCTTCGCCGAGCCCGTGTGCCGGAGCCGTCGGGCCAGCCCCGTCTCCTGAATCGCAAAAATCTCCCGACAGTTTGCCGCGCGCTGGGTCGGATCCGCCGGAACAAACGGTTGCGGCGCCACGGGATGACGCAGAGCGCCGGGCGAAGTCGCCCCCTCTCCGAGCGCGAAGCGGACGCGCCGGAAGCGGGCGGCCGTCTCCGCGGAGAAGCTGCTGTTGTTCAGACGTTCGTGCGCCAGACGCTCCAGATCGAAATCCGCGAAGGTTTCCGCGCTTTCGAACGCGAATTCCCGCGTCTCGGCAAGCACCGC carries:
- a CDS encoding NAD(+) synthase → MNASEHRKFGFLRVAVAAPELRVGDPAFNAARISESLERLAGEGCEVAVFPELSLTGYTAADLFFQRPLLEAALAALATVAGATAGTACAAAVGLPLEVDGRLYNCAALVAGGRLLGIVPKTFLPTSQEYYEERWFARAATLGRDVVRIGEADVPIGADLLFEITDRRHACLGIEICEDLWTVEPPSGRQALAGATLLLNLSAGDELLGKAGYRRDLVRQQSARCLAAYAYAGSGAGESSTDYVCSGHGILAENGAVLAETREFAFESAETFADFDLERLAHERLNNSSFSAETAARFRRVRFALGEGATSPGALRHPVAPQPFVPADPTQRAANCREIFAIQETGLARRLRHTGSAKAVLGLSGGLDSTLAALVALRALEKLGRPASDLVTIVMPGPGSTGRTQTNATDLAAALGATLRVIPIAPAVAQHLADIGHPEGAHDATYENAQARERTQILMDVANQVGGIVVGTGDLSESALGWCTFNGDHMSMYHVNAGVPKTLVRHLVEWCAEEEFADPVSALLRDIAATPISPELLPLDAKDGLVQKTEETVGPYELHDFFLFQTIRCGFGPAKILALAEIAFEGRHTRAEILRWLRVFVTRFFANQFKRSSMPDGPKVGTVALSPRGDWRMPSDASAAAWLAEIEGLTP
- a CDS encoding NAD-dependent epimerase/dehydratase family protein, producing the protein MKCLLTGASGFLGGAVGRAAMAAGHEVVAIGRTELASVEVLTGVVRTARPDCVLHFAGSASVGESFAEPAGDFECSTALWFRVLDAVRRSGARPLVAFASSAAVYGSPEELPTPETAARRPESPYGFHKLMSEIAAEEFACCFGLSVVALRFFSIFGPHQRRLLVWELFDQLRHGSAELRLRGTGAEERDYLAESEAGTATIGLVEALRPGAGGFHALNVASGASVSVRELAERLLACSGCAAKIVVGKESLPGNPAVWRADVSALRNLLPGWHPRSFAESLAECVTLWNEPSPASGVSPATSLL